The stretch of DNA AGCCAGCCGGCCATTTCCGACCAGGTGCGCAAGCTTGAGGAACGTTTCGGCGTGCTGCTGTTTCATCGCAACAAACGTTCGGTGCGCTTGACCGACCTCGGCGAGCGCCTGTTGAGCATCACCCAGCGTCTGTTTGCCGTCGCGGCGGAAGCCGAAGAGCTGTTGCAGGATTCCCGCGCCTTGCAAACCGGCACCCTGACACTCGCGGTGGACGCCCCGGTGCATGTGCTGCCGCAGATTGCGCGCTTCTGCCAGTTGTACCCGGGCATCAGCGTGAAGATCGAAACCGGCAACACCGATGAATCACTGTTTCGCCTGTACAACTACCAGGCCGACCTCGCGCTGCTGGGGCGCGATGTGGACGACGAGCGGCTGCTGTCACTGCCGCTGCCCGATGACCAATTGCTCGCGTTTGTCGCCCGCAACCACCCGTGGGCGGGCCGCGAGTCGATCTGCCTGGCGGACCTGGACGATACGCCGCTGGTGTTGCGGGAAATCGGCTCGGTGACCCGCCAGACCCTGGAGCAGGAAATGCACCAGGCCGGGCTGCGCATTCGCCCGGCGATCCAGGTGGAAGGCCGCGAAGCCGCGCGGGAGGCGGTGGTGGTGGGGATTGGCGTGGGCGTGGTGTCGGCTGCGGAGTTTGGCGCAGATTCGCGGGTGTATGCGATGCCGATCCGTGACTGTACGCAGCGGATGAAGGAAACACTGGTGTGCTTGAAGGAGCAGAGTTCGCGGCGGGTGGTGGCGACGTTTCTGGAGATTGTGCGGGAAAGTTTGCGGTGAAGTTGAGGGCCCCTTCGCGAGCAAGCCCGCTCCCACAGTTGACCGAGTTCTACCGATGGAACGCGGTCGAATGTGGGAGCGGGCTTGCTCGCGAAGGGGCCAACTAGATCTCAAGCCAACACCCTCTAAGGCGCCAACTCGAAAAACGCCTGAATCAACCGCAACTCCCGGCGCCGCTCCATGCACCCGATCACATGCCGGTTCACCAGCCCCTCGCCCTGGATCGGAATCGCGTGCACCCGCGGATCCCGGCTGACTTCCATCGACGACACCACCCCAACCCCCAACTCGGCCGCCACCGCTTCCGTCACCGCCTCACGGCTGTCCAGTTCCAGCAACACCCGGGGCTGCACGCCGGCCTGGGCGCAGGCATCGTCAAAGGTCCGCCGCGTGATCGAGCTGGGTTCACGCAACACCATGATCACCTGATCCAATTGCTCCAGCCGAATCCCCGCAGGCTCCGCCAGCCACGGATGCCCCGCAGGCACCAACGCGCAAATCCGTGACTCGATCAACGGCTGCAAGTGCAGGCCCTTGCGCGGCTCCACCTCGGTCAACACCGCCACGTCAGCCCGCTCCGACAACAGCGCCGCGAGGGTTTCCTGCGCATTGCCCAGACGCAAATTGACAGTAATCCCCGGATACCGCTGCCGTAGGCTGGCCAGCATCGGCATGACCATGTGCGGCCCGTCCGCCGCCACTTCCAGGCGCCCGGTAAGTAATTGCCGGTTGGCCTCCAGCAACGTCTGCGCCTCTTCCACCAGGCCGAAGATCGCCCGGGTGATCGCCGCGAGTTTGGTGCCCTCCTCGGTCAACTCCACCCGCCGCGCGGTACGCCGCAGCAGCGCGATCTGGTAGTGCTCCTCCAGCGCCTTGATATGCCCGGTCACCGCCGGCTGGCTGATGAACAGGCGCTCGGCCGCCCGGGTAAAACTGCCCTCGCGGGCCACCGCATCAAACGCACGCAGTTGAAACAGGTTCATAGCTATCGGCCTCACTGATAGCTCGCATAACAACAAACAATTTGATTGATGACAAGCCAAACTGCAATTTAGGCGCCGTAACTTCATCCCAATGTTTTGCGAGGACACACGAATGAGCACTGCCGCGCCGATCCTGCTGACCCCGGGGCCCTTGACCACCTCGGCCCGCACCCGCCAGGCCATGATGGTCGACTGGGGTTCATGGGATGACCGCTTCAATCAACTGACCGCCAGTCTTTGCGAGCAACTGCTGGTGATCGTCAACGGCACCGCCAGCCACCATTGCGTGCCATTGCAAGGCAGCGGCACCTTTGCCGTGGAAGCGGCCATCGGCACCCTCGTGCCACGGGACGGCAAGGTGCTGGTGCTGATCAACGGCGCCTACGGCAAGCGCCTGGCGAAGATTTGCGAAGTGCTCGGCCGCGAGTTCAGTACCTTTGAAACTGCCGAGGACGAACCCACCACCGCCGCCGACGTCGACCGCCTGTTGCACGCCGACAAGGGCATCACCCACGTCGCACTGATCCATTGCGAAACCAGCACCGGGATTCTCAACCCGTTGCCCGAGATCGCCCAGGTCATCGCCCGCCACGGCAAGCGCCTGATTATCGACGCCATGAGCTCCTTCGGCGCGCTGCCGATCGACGCCCGCGAGGTGCCGTTCGACGCGCTGATCGCCGCCTCCGGCAAGTGCCTGGAAGGCGTACCGGGGATGGGTTTTGTGTTCGCTGAAAAGCAGGCGCTGGCTGCAGCCCAAGGCAACTGCCACTCCCTGGCGATGGACCTTTTCGACCAGCACAGCTACATGGCCAAGACCGGCCAATGGCGCTTCACACCGCCGACCCACGTGGTGGCGGCGCTGCACGAAGCGCTGCTGCAATACAACGAAGAAGGCGGCCTGCCCGCCCGGCACCAGCGCTACGCCGACAACTGCCAGGCATTGCTGGACGGCATGGCCGAACTGGGCCTGCGCAGCTTCCTGCCCGCCGCGATCCAGGCGCCGATCATCGTTACCTTCCACGCGCCGAAAGACCCGCGCTACCAGTTCAAGGAGTTCTACGAACGGGTCAAGGCCAAGGGCTTCATCCTTTATCCCGGCAAATTGACCCAGGTGGAAACCTTCCGCGTGGGCTGCATCGGCCATGTGAACCAGGCCGAGATGCAAGCCGCGGTAGCGGCGGTAGCCGAGGTGCTGCAAGAAATGAACGTGCTCGACATCTGACTGCCCACTACTCACAGGATCTGAACCATGAACTACGCAAACCCAACCCAGCTTCAAGCCGCGATCCTCGACTGGGCCGGCACCGTGGTCGATTTCGGCTCGTTCGCGCCCACGCAGATTTTTGTCGAAGCCTTCGCCGAGTTCGACGTGCAGGTCTCCATCGAGGAAGCCCGTGGCCCGATGGGCATGGGCAAGTGGGACCACATCCGCACCCTGTGCGACCAGCCGCAGGTGGCCGAGCGTTACCGCAAGGCCTTCGGCCGCACACCGACTGACGATGATGTGACCGCCATCTACCAGCGCTTCATGCCGCTGCAGATCGAGAAGATCGCCGAGCACTCGGCATTGATCCCCGGTGCCCTGGACACTATCGCCAACCTGCGCCAGCAAGGGATCAAGATCGGTTCGTGCTCCGGCTACCCCAAGCAGGTGATGGACAAGGTTGTCGAACTGGCTGCCACCAATGGCTATATCGCCGACCACGTGGTCGCCACCGACGAAGTACCCAACGGCCGACCATGGCCGGCCCAGGCCCTGGCCAACGTGATCGCCCTCGGGATCGATGACGTAGCGGCCTGCGTGAAGATCGACGACACCGTGCCGGGCATCCTCGAAGGCCGTCGCGCCGGGATGTGGACCGTGGCGCTGACCTGCTCGGGCAACGCCCTGGGCCTGACCTACGAGCAGTTCCGCGCCCTCGACGCCGGCACACTCGCCAGCGAACGCACGCGTATCCAGGCCATGTTCGAAGGCTCGCGCCCACACTACATGATCGACACCATCACCGACCTGCCTGCGGTGATCGCCGACATCAACCAGCGCCTGGCACGGGGTGAAATGCCGCAGGGCAACTGATCGGTGTCAAAACATCGCTTCTTCGTCTTCCTCTCACGGGCAAACCTCGTAAAACAGGCTTACATTGAAA from Pseudomonas sp. NC02 encodes:
- a CDS encoding 2-aminoethylphosphonate--pyruvate transaminase translates to MSTAAPILLTPGPLTTSARTRQAMMVDWGSWDDRFNQLTASLCEQLLVIVNGTASHHCVPLQGSGTFAVEAAIGTLVPRDGKVLVLINGAYGKRLAKICEVLGREFSTFETAEDEPTTAADVDRLLHADKGITHVALIHCETSTGILNPLPEIAQVIARHGKRLIIDAMSSFGALPIDAREVPFDALIAASGKCLEGVPGMGFVFAEKQALAAAQGNCHSLAMDLFDQHSYMAKTGQWRFTPPTHVVAALHEALLQYNEEGGLPARHQRYADNCQALLDGMAELGLRSFLPAAIQAPIIVTFHAPKDPRYQFKEFYERVKAKGFILYPGKLTQVETFRVGCIGHVNQAEMQAAVAAVAEVLQEMNVLDI
- a CDS encoding LysR substrate-binding domain-containing protein, yielding MSVSHAQLKAFHAVAVHGSFTHAAERLFLSQPAISDQVRKLEERFGVLLFHRNKRSVRLTDLGERLLSITQRLFAVAAEAEELLQDSRALQTGTLTLAVDAPVHVLPQIARFCQLYPGISVKIETGNTDESLFRLYNYQADLALLGRDVDDERLLSLPLPDDQLLAFVARNHPWAGRESICLADLDDTPLVLREIGSVTRQTLEQEMHQAGLRIRPAIQVEGREAAREAVVVGIGVGVVSAAEFGADSRVYAMPIRDCTQRMKETLVCLKEQSSRRVVATFLEIVRESLR
- a CDS encoding LysR substrate-binding domain-containing protein; protein product: MNLFQLRAFDAVAREGSFTRAAERLFISQPAVTGHIKALEEHYQIALLRRTARRVELTEEGTKLAAITRAIFGLVEEAQTLLEANRQLLTGRLEVAADGPHMVMPMLASLRQRYPGITVNLRLGNAQETLAALLSERADVAVLTEVEPRKGLHLQPLIESRICALVPAGHPWLAEPAGIRLEQLDQVIMVLREPSSITRRTFDDACAQAGVQPRVLLELDSREAVTEAVAAELGVGVVSSMEVSRDPRVHAIPIQGEGLVNRHVIGCMERRRELRLIQAFFELAP
- the phnX gene encoding phosphonoacetaldehyde hydrolase; the encoded protein is MNYANPTQLQAAILDWAGTVVDFGSFAPTQIFVEAFAEFDVQVSIEEARGPMGMGKWDHIRTLCDQPQVAERYRKAFGRTPTDDDVTAIYQRFMPLQIEKIAEHSALIPGALDTIANLRQQGIKIGSCSGYPKQVMDKVVELAATNGYIADHVVATDEVPNGRPWPAQALANVIALGIDDVAACVKIDDTVPGILEGRRAGMWTVALTCSGNALGLTYEQFRALDAGTLASERTRIQAMFEGSRPHYMIDTITDLPAVIADINQRLARGEMPQGN